The Alnus glutinosa chromosome 1, dhAlnGlut1.1, whole genome shotgun sequence region ATGTCCGCCTCTTAGATCTACCCACCAAGGTCGGGAGGCCTAGGTACTTCTCAAAGCCGGTCGTTGTGGCCAACCCCACTGATTTCTGGAAGAAACCTTTAAATTCCTCTCGAGTGTTTCGACTAAAAAAAACGGATGTTTTTGCCACGTTCAATTGTTGGCCAGATGCTCTCTCATAGGTTTGTAAAACTTGAAAAAGGTTTGACCACTCCGGAAAATTGGCCCTGCAAAAAAGAAGAGAGTCATCCGCAAAAAATAAGTGACTCAAGCGAAAGCCACCTGCTGCTATTGGAACTCCTGTGATGCGGTTTTCAACTTCTACCCTTGCCATCAAAGAGCTTAACCCCTCCGCTACAATTAAAAAGAGATAGGGCGACAAAGGGTCCCCTTGTCGCAATCCCCGAGATGGAACTATCTTCCCATACGGCTGGCCGTTTACCAAGACCGAATATGTCACACTTCTAACACATGTCATAATAAGGGTGATCCACCTTTCTTCGAACTCCATTGTTCGCATCATAGCCTCAAGAAAAGGCCACTCCACCCTATCATATGCCTTCCGTATGTCAATCTTTACCGCCATAAAACCCTTCTTCCCAGTCATCCTAGAATTCATGGTATGAAGAGCTTCATAGGCAATCAAAATATTGTCTGTATTAAGCCAACCCGGCACAAAAGCACTTTGATGCTGTTATATGATTGAGGACAGCACCAGCGTCAACCTGTTAGCAAGCACCTTAGACACTAACTTATATATTACATTACAAAGGCTAATTGGCCTAAAATCAGCCACAGTGGACACACTTTCCATTTTCGGGATCAAGGCTATGAATGTTTCATTAATAGAAGGGTTGAAAATACCCCTATTAAGAAAATCCAAAACTGCACCATGTACCTTAACCCCAATGGTACCCCAATGATGCTGATAGAAGCTTACTCCAAATCCATTCGGGCCCGGTGACTTCAAAGCATGCATCTGGGACAAATCTGTATTGACCTCTTCATGTGTGAATTCGCTAGTAAGCATTGCATTCAACTCTGGCTTTACCCGTGCTTGTACAGCCGAGATGTACTCCTCAATTCCTGACACTCCTTCAGTATCAAAGAGATTCTGAAAATACCTAGTAAAAGCATTTCCCACCTCCTCAGGTCGGGTCCACTCTTGTCCTTCCAAATCACTTATTGATCCAATGAAGTTAGATCTTCGGCGTTGGTTGGCCCATGCATGGAAAATCTGAGTATTACGGTCCCCTTTTATGAACCAATTCCTCTTTGCTCTTCGACGCCACTTGACATCCTCCATTTCGAGGAGTTTATTAAATTCTCCTTGAAGCTGCTTGATAGATTCCAAATTCCCTGGGATCTCGTGTCTCTGCATACTCCCCAATCTCCTCGAGAGGGAATTTATAGTTCTAGTCACAGCTCCATATTTGGCTCTACTCCAGGCATTAAGGGTTTCTTTACTTCGATCAAGGCTCTACAGAACTTCTTCCATAGAGTCTCTACCTGTATCAACCTCATTCCAAATCTGTTGGATAACCGTTTGACACTCCTCATCTAGATTCCACTTAGCCTCGTATCTAAAGAGCCGATGAGACTTCCTATATTCAACATCCATGATGAGCAAAAGTGGTTTGTGATCTGAATTGCTGACAGGAAGAACTTCAATAGCAGCATTTGGAAAGCCTTCACACCACCTCAGAGTTGCTACGGCCCGGTCTAGCCGTTCCTTGATAACCTCATCTGAATCTCTGTTATTACTCCAGGTAAATTTTGAGCCTTGAAATCCTAAATCTCCCAAGTTACAGTCAGCTAGAGTAGACTGAAAACACTCCATCTGAGCTTCACTTTTCATGGCTCCCCCATACTTTTCACTATGGTCAACAACTTCACTAAAATCTCCCATACATAACCAAGCCTCATGACTCAACGACTTTAAGTGGGACAAAAGAGACCATGACTCATCCCGAAGGTCCCGGTTGGGATTTCCATAAAATCTTGTAAAGGTCCAATTAAAAGCTTTCTTCCTATCACTGATATTTGTAGATATGTGCCGAGGGGAGTAATGCATAATCTCCACCCCTGAGTCGAATTTCCAGAAAAAAGCTAAACCACCACTACGGCCCACCGGATCAACATGTATCATTCC contains the following coding sequences:
- the LOC133859188 gene encoding uncharacterized protein LOC133859188 yields the protein MQRHEIPGNLESIKQLQGEFNKLLEMEDVKWRRRAKRNWFIKGDRNTQIFHAWANQRRRSNFIGSISDLEGQEWTRPEEVGNAFTRYFQNLFDTEGVSGIEEYISAVQARVKPELNAMLTSEFTHEEVNTDLSQMHALKSPGPNGFGVSFYQHHWGTIGVKHQSAFVPGWLNTDNILIAYEALHTMNSRMTGKKGFMAVKIDIRKAYDRVEWPFLEAMMRTMEFEERWITLIMTCVRSVTYSVLVNGQPYGKIVPSRGLRQGDPLSPYLFLIVAEGLSSLMARVEVENRITGVPIAAGGFRLSHLFFADDSLLFCRANFPEWSNLFQVLQTYERASGQQLNVAKTSVFFSRNTREEFKGFFQKSVGLATTTGFEKYLGLPTLVGRSKRRTFVNICSRVKARLDGWKEKILSQAGKEILIKAVIQALPTYCMSVFRLQQSLCKSLISLISQFWWGHKTNQGQVHWMSWERMGAPKNKGGMGFRDLEVSNLALLAKQGWQILTNPSSHVARVMKEKYYPRVEFMETTVGRRPSFVWSSIIKAKHLLLNGMGWRVGNGENIKIWGDIWLPPPNARLLPPSQAVLHPEARVKMLIDPVTDWWDFNLVRSLFDPGDVAKIGSVMLSPLNQEDKIIWRGTTAGTFTVRSAYYMELYRQAQDRGEGSGANDYVEVWKTIWGMHAPPVLKNFCWKVCINLLPTKANLHKKKIVDDPLCPFYTGEPETVFHSIWGCPAAIAVWQEGKRGFRKCLVL